Proteins co-encoded in one Enterobacter sp. R4-368 genomic window:
- the cysT gene encoding sulfate/thiosulfate ABC transporter permease CysT, with amino-acid sequence MFAGSKRVLPGFGLSLGSSLFFVCLILLLPLSALVMQLAQMSWAQYWEVVTNPQVVAAYKVTLIAAFVASVFNGVFGLLMAWILTRYRFPGRTLLDALMDLPFALPTAVAGLTLASLFSVNGFYGEWLAKFDIKVTYTWLGIAVAMAFTSIPFVVRTIQPVLEELGPEYEEAAETLGATRWQSFRKVVLPELSPALMAGVALSFTRSLGEFGAVIFIAGNIAWKTEVTSLMIFVRLQEFDYPAASAIASVILAASLLLLFSINTLQSRFGQRVVGH; translated from the coding sequence ATGTTTGCAGGATCAAAACGCGTGCTGCCTGGCTTTGGTTTAAGCCTTGGCAGCAGCCTGTTTTTTGTTTGTCTGATATTGCTGTTGCCACTGAGCGCACTGGTGATGCAGCTGGCGCAGATGAGCTGGGCGCAATACTGGGAGGTGGTCACTAATCCGCAGGTTGTGGCCGCTTATAAAGTCACGCTGATTGCAGCCTTTGTCGCCTCCGTTTTTAACGGCGTGTTTGGCTTGCTGATGGCATGGATCCTTACTCGTTACCGCTTTCCGGGCCGCACCCTGCTGGATGCGCTGATGGATCTACCTTTTGCGCTGCCAACGGCAGTGGCGGGTCTGACGCTGGCCTCGCTGTTTTCGGTGAATGGTTTTTACGGCGAATGGCTAGCGAAGTTTGATATCAAAGTGACCTATACCTGGCTCGGTATCGCGGTGGCGATGGCATTTACCAGCATTCCGTTTGTGGTGCGCACTATTCAGCCGGTGCTGGAAGAGCTGGGGCCGGAATATGAAGAGGCGGCGGAAACCCTGGGCGCGACGCGCTGGCAAAGTTTTCGCAAAGTGGTGCTGCCGGAACTCTCTCCTGCATTGATGGCGGGCGTGGCGTTGTCGTTTACCCGCAGCCTTGGCGAGTTTGGCGCGGTGATCTTTATCGCCGGTAACATCGCCTGGAAGACCGAAGTGACCTCGTTGATGATTTTTGTACGCTTGCAGGAGTTTGATTACCCGGCGGCGAGCGCGATTGCCTCGGTGATCCTGGCGGCTTCTTTGCTGTTGCTGTTTTCCATTAACACCCTGCAAAGCCGCTTTGGTCAGCGTGTGGTAGGTCACTAA
- a CDS encoding sulfate ABC transporter substrate-binding protein: protein MAVNLLKKGYLTLAALTLWAAQAQATELLNSSYDVSRELFAALNTPFEQQWAKDNGGDKLTIKQSHAGSSKQALAILQGLKADVVTYNQVTDVQILHDKGNLIPADWQSRLPNNSSPFYSTMAFLVRKGNPKNIHDWNDLVRSDVKLIFPNPKTSGNARYTYLAAWGAADQADGGDKAKTQQFMTQFLKNVEVFDTGGRGATTTFVERGLGDVLISFESEVNNIRKQYEAQGFEVVVPKVNILAEFPVAWVDKNVKANGTEKAAKAYLTWLYSPQAQTIITDYYYRVNNPEVMAKLSDKFPQTALFRVEDKFGSWPEVMKTHFASGGELDTLLAAGRK, encoded by the coding sequence ATGGCCGTTAACTTACTGAAAAAAGGATATCTGACGCTGGCAGCGCTGACGCTGTGGGCCGCTCAGGCACAAGCGACGGAACTGCTTAACAGCTCTTATGATGTATCACGCGAGCTCTTTGCGGCCCTTAACACGCCGTTCGAACAGCAATGGGCGAAAGATAACGGCGGTGACAAGCTGACCATTAAGCAATCTCACGCTGGCTCCTCAAAGCAGGCGCTGGCGATTCTGCAAGGGTTGAAAGCGGACGTCGTGACCTATAACCAGGTCACCGACGTGCAGATCCTGCACGACAAAGGCAACCTGATCCCGGCGGACTGGCAGAGCCGTTTGCCGAATAACAGCTCGCCGTTCTACTCAACGATGGCGTTTCTGGTTCGCAAAGGTAACCCGAAGAACATTCACGACTGGAACGATCTGGTGCGCAGTGATGTAAAACTGATTTTCCCGAACCCGAAAACCTCCGGCAATGCGCGCTACACCTATCTGGCGGCTTGGGGCGCAGCGGATCAGGCGGATGGCGGCGACAAAGCCAAAACTCAGCAGTTTATGACCCAGTTCCTCAAAAACGTTGAAGTGTTCGACACCGGCGGTCGCGGCGCAACAACTACCTTTGTTGAGCGCGGGCTTGGCGATGTGCTGATCTCGTTTGAATCGGAAGTGAATAACATCCGTAAGCAGTATGAAGCGCAGGGTTTTGAGGTTGTCGTACCGAAAGTCAACATCCTGGCTGAATTCCCGGTTGCGTGGGTGGATAAAAACGTGAAGGCCAACGGCACAGAAAAAGCGGCCAAAGCTTATCTCACCTGGCTTTACAGCCCACAGGCGCAAACCATCATCACTGATTACTACTATCGCGTGAACAACCCGGAAGTGATGGCGAAACTGAGCGATAAATTCCCGCAGACGGCGCTGTTCCGCGTAGAGGACAAGTTTGGTTCCTGGCCTGAAGTGATGAAAACCCATTTCGCCAGCGGTGGTGAGCTGGACACGTTGCTGGCGGCGGGGCGTAAGTGA
- a CDS encoding Dyp-type peroxidase, with protein sequence MSQVQSGILPEHCRAAIWIEANVKGDTDALRVASRVFADKLATFQLQFPDAALGATIAFGNKTWRALNGAEGADELKDFPAYGKGLAPATQRDVLIHILSLRHDVNFSVAQAALAAFGEALDVKEETHGFRWVEERDLSGFIDGTENPAGDEKRREVAIIQDGVDAGGSYVMVQRWEHNLKQLNRMSVGDQEMMIGRTKEANEEIDGDARPDTSHLTRVDLKENGKGLKIVRQSLPYGTASGTHGLYFCTYCARLYNIEQQLLSMFGDTDGKRDAMLRFTRPVTGGYYFAPSLDTLLAL encoded by the coding sequence ATGTCCCAGGTTCAAAGCGGCATTTTGCCAGAACATTGCCGTGCGGCGATTTGGATTGAAGCCAACGTGAAAGGGGACACCGATGCCCTGCGCGTGGCGAGCCGCGTATTCGCCGATAAGCTGGCGACCTTTCAATTGCAATTCCCCGATGCGGCGCTGGGCGCGACTATTGCCTTTGGCAACAAGACCTGGCGCGCACTGAACGGTGCCGAAGGCGCAGACGAGCTAAAAGATTTTCCGGCGTATGGCAAAGGCCTGGCGCCCGCAACACAGCGAGATGTGCTGATCCATATTCTTTCTCTGCGCCACGATGTGAATTTCTCCGTCGCTCAGGCCGCGCTGGCGGCGTTCGGCGAGGCGCTTGACGTTAAAGAAGAGACGCACGGTTTCCGCTGGGTGGAAGAGCGCGATTTGAGCGGCTTTATCGATGGTACGGAAAACCCGGCAGGCGATGAGAAACGTCGCGAGGTCGCCATTATTCAGGATGGCGTGGACGCCGGCGGCAGCTACGTGATGGTGCAGCGTTGGGAGCATAACCTCAAGCAGCTTAATCGCATGAGCGTGGGCGATCAGGAGATGATGATCGGCCGCACCAAAGAGGCCAATGAAGAGATCGACGGTGATGCGCGCCCGGACACGTCACACCTGACGCGTGTTGATCTGAAAGAGAACGGCAAAGGGCTGAAAATCGTCCGTCAGAGCCTGCCTTATGGCACCGCCAGCGGCACGCATGGGCTCTATTTCTGCACCTATTGCGCCCGTTTGTACAACATTGAGCAGCAACTGCTGAGCATGTTTGGCGATACCGACGGTAAGCGCGACGCCATGCTGCGTTTTACCCGGCCGGTGACCGGCGGCTACTACTTCGCACCGTCGCTGGATACGCTGCTGGCGCTGTAA
- a CDS encoding RpoE-regulated lipoprotein, translating to MKSLRTLICVLPLALTGCSTLASVNWSAAYPWNWFGSSVVVSDNGVGNITASTPLNEQAIQDALGGDYHLRSGMKTEKGSIVRYFEALKDDKLALVVNGENGAVSRIDVLDNSIATDKGVKIGAPFNSLFDKAFGNCVKGAGDDSVGVECKAPGSQHISYVFTGQWSGPEGLMPSDDALKNWKVSKFIWRR from the coding sequence ATGAAATCCCTGCGTACACTTATTTGCGTTCTGCCGCTGGCGTTAACCGGCTGCTCGACGCTGGCTTCCGTCAACTGGTCTGCGGCCTATCCGTGGAACTGGTTTGGTTCATCTGTCGTGGTGAGCGACAACGGCGTTGGTAACATCACCGCCAGCACGCCACTAAACGAGCAGGCAATTCAGGATGCGCTGGGTGGCGATTACCACCTGCGTAGCGGCATGAAGACGGAAAAAGGCAGTATCGTTCGTTATTTTGAGGCGCTAAAAGATGACAAACTGGCGCTGGTGGTGAACGGAGAAAACGGCGCGGTCAGCCGTATTGATGTGCTCGATAATAGTATCGCCACGGATAAAGGGGTAAAAATCGGCGCGCCGTTCAATTCGCTGTTTGATAAAGCTTTCGGTAACTGTGTGAAAGGCGCGGGCGATGACAGCGTGGGCGTAGAGTGTAAAGCGCCGGGTAGCCAGCATATCAGCTATGTGTTTACCGGCCAGTGGAGCGGCCCGGAAGGGTTGATGCCATCCGATGATGCGCTGAAAAACTGGAAAGTGAGCAAGTTTATCTGGCGCCGTTAA
- a CDS encoding DUF2919 domain-containing protein, with product MKSTEIYPADYDSHGRLKLPFLFWCVLLLQARTWVLFVIAGASRGQGDALLALFYPDHDDFWLGLLPGIPAALTFLLSGRRDHFPRLWRALYPLVLLVQLALLVWQPCRWFTGEALSGIGLFLVIADLFALWWLATNRRLRACFSLAQH from the coding sequence ATGAAGAGTACTGAGATTTATCCCGCCGATTACGACAGTCATGGCCGTCTGAAACTCCCTTTTCTGTTCTGGTGCGTGTTGCTGCTACAGGCACGCACCTGGGTGCTGTTTGTTATTGCGGGGGCATCGCGCGGGCAAGGCGACGCATTGCTCGCATTGTTTTACCCCGATCATGATGATTTCTGGCTGGGCTTGCTGCCAGGTATTCCTGCGGCATTGACCTTTTTACTGAGCGGCCGCCGCGATCATTTTCCCCGCCTGTGGCGCGCACTCTACCCGCTGGTATTGCTGGTGCAACTGGCGCTGCTGGTATGGCAACCCTGCCGCTGGTTTACCGGCGAGGCGCTCTCCGGGATTGGGCTGTTTCTGGTTATCGCCGATCTGTTTGCGCTGTGGTGGCTTGCGACAAACCGGCGTCTTCGGGCCTGTTTTTCCCTTGCTCAACATTAA
- a CDS encoding GNAT family acetyltransferase produces the protein MEIRVFRQEDFEEVITLWERCELLRPWNDPEMDIERKVNHDVSLFLVAEVGGEVVGTVMGGYDGHRGSAYYLGVHPEFRGRGIANALLSRLEKKLIARGCPKINLMVREDNEMVIGMYERLGYEHMDSASLGKRLIEDEEY, from the coding sequence ATGGAGATACGCGTTTTTCGCCAGGAAGATTTCGAAGAAGTGATCACCTTGTGGGAGCGTTGTGAGCTGTTGCGACCATGGAACGATCCGGAAATGGATATTGAACGCAAAGTGAATCACGATGTGAGTCTGTTTCTGGTCGCCGAAGTCGGCGGGGAAGTGGTCGGCACGGTGATGGGCGGTTATGACGGTCATCGCGGATCGGCTTATTACCTTGGCGTTCATCCTGAGTTTCGTGGGCGCGGCATCGCTAACGCCTTGTTGAGCCGGCTGGAGAAAAAGCTGATTGCCCGCGGCTGCCCGAAAATCAACCTGATGGTGCGGGAAGATAACGAGATGGTTATCGGCATGTATGAGCGCCTCGGTTATGAACATATGGATTCGGCCAGTCTGGGCAAGCGTTTGATTGAAGATGAAGAGTACTGA
- the amiA gene encoding N-acetylmuramoyl-L-alanine amidase AmiA → MSTFKPLKTLTSRRQVLKAGLAALTLTGMSRAIAKDETPLKTTTGHSKPKARKAGAKRIVMLDPGHGGIDTGAIGHNGSQEKHVVLAIAKTVRAQLRAQGIDARLTRTGDKFIPLYDRVEIAHQHGADLFMSIHADGFTNPSAAGASVFALSNRGASSAMAKYLSDKENAADDLAGKKARDKDHLLQQVLFDLVQTDTIKNSLTLGSHILKQIKPVHRLHSRNTEQAAFVVLKSPSIPSVLVETSFITNPAEEKLLGTAAFRQKIASAIADGVLSYFSWFDNHKAHTKRRG, encoded by the coding sequence ATGAGCACCTTTAAACCTTTAAAAACACTCACCTCGCGTCGTCAGGTGCTGAAAGCAGGCCTGGCCGCCCTGACATTAACGGGCATGTCTCGCGCTATCGCAAAGGACGAGACACCACTTAAAACCACGACCGGGCACAGTAAACCGAAAGCCAGGAAAGCCGGCGCGAAACGCATTGTGATGCTTGATCCGGGCCATGGCGGTATTGATACCGGCGCGATTGGTCATAACGGTTCGCAAGAAAAACACGTGGTGCTGGCGATCGCCAAAACCGTCCGCGCCCAATTGCGTGCGCAGGGAATTGATGCGCGCCTGACGCGCACCGGCGATAAATTTATTCCGCTTTATGATCGCGTAGAGATTGCCCACCAGCACGGTGCCGATCTGTTTATGTCGATCCACGCCGACGGCTTCACCAACCCAAGCGCTGCGGGCGCGTCGGTGTTTGCGCTTTCTAATCGCGGCGCCAGTAGCGCGATGGCGAAATACCTGTCGGATAAAGAAAACGCCGCCGACGATCTGGCCGGGAAAAAAGCCAGAGACAAAGATCACCTGCTCCAGCAAGTGCTGTTCGATTTGGTGCAAACTGACACCATTAAAAACAGCCTGACGCTCGGCTCGCATATTCTCAAGCAGATCAAACCGGTACACCGCCTGCATAGCCGCAACACAGAACAGGCGGCATTTGTGGTGCTAAAATCGCCTTCGATACCGTCCGTGCTGGTGGAAACCTCGTTTATCACCAACCCGGCAGAAGAGAAGCTGCTCGGCACAGCGGCGTTTCGCCAGAAAATCGCCAGCGCCATTGCCGACGGCGTACTCAGCTATTTTAGCTGGTTTGATAATCATAAAGCCCACACGAAGAGACGCGGATGA
- the hemF gene encoding oxygen-dependent coproporphyrinogen oxidase, with protein MTTPDIHPVKNALLNLQDKICDQLSALDGGAFIEDAWTRAAGGGGRSRVLRDGSVFEQAGVNFSHVHGDAMPASATAHRPELAGRSFEAMGVSLVVHPRNPYVPTSHANVRFFIAEKPGAEPVWWFGGGFDLTPYYGFEEDARHWHHTARDICLPFGEEVYPRYKKWCDDYFYLKHRDEQRGIGGLFFDDLNTPDFDHCFAFMQAVGNGYLNAYLPIVERRKATPYGERERDFQLYRRGRYVEFNLVWDRGTLFGLQTGGRTESILMSMPPLVRWEYNYQPAEGSPEAALSEFIKVRDWV; from the coding sequence ATGACCACGCCTGATATCCACCCGGTTAAAAACGCCCTGCTAAATTTGCAGGACAAGATCTGTGACCAGCTGAGCGCCCTTGATGGCGGCGCATTTATTGAAGATGCGTGGACGCGTGCGGCAGGTGGCGGTGGGCGCAGCCGTGTGCTGCGTGATGGCAGCGTGTTTGAACAGGCGGGCGTCAATTTTTCGCACGTTCACGGCGACGCAATGCCCGCTTCGGCCACCGCGCACCGCCCGGAACTGGCGGGTCGCAGTTTCGAAGCGATGGGCGTTTCGCTGGTGGTTCATCCGCGTAATCCGTATGTACCCACCAGCCATGCCAATGTGCGCTTTTTTATCGCCGAAAAACCCGGTGCGGAACCGGTGTGGTGGTTTGGCGGCGGCTTTGATTTAACGCCCTACTACGGTTTTGAAGAGGATGCTCGCCACTGGCACCACACAGCGCGCGATATCTGTTTGCCGTTCGGCGAAGAGGTATATCCACGCTATAAAAAGTGGTGTGACGATTACTTCTACCTTAAACACCGTGATGAACAGCGCGGCATTGGCGGGTTGTTTTTCGACGATCTCAACACGCCGGATTTCGATCACTGCTTCGCTTTTATGCAGGCGGTGGGTAATGGCTATCTCAATGCTTATTTGCCGATTGTTGAACGCCGCAAAGCCACGCCTTATGGCGAGCGCGAGCGCGACTTCCAGCTTTACCGTCGCGGCCGGTATGTGGAGTTCAATCTTGTGTGGGATCGCGGCACCCTGTTTGGCTTACAAACCGGCGGGCGCACTGAATCCATTCTGATGTCGATGCCGCCGCTGGTGCGCTGGGAATACAATTATCAGCCCGCCGAAGGCAGCCCGGAAGCCGCCCTCAGCGAGTTTATAAAAGTCAGAGACTGGGTGTAA
- the maeB gene encoding NADP-dependent oxaloacetate-decarboxylating malate dehydrogenase: MDDQLKQSALDFHEFPRPGKIQVSPTKPLATQRDLALAYSPGVAAPCLEIEKDPLAAYKYTARGNLVAVVSNGTAVLGLGNIGALAGKPVMEGKGVLFKKFAGIDVFDIEVDEHDPDKLIDVVAALEPTFGGINLEDIKAPECFYIEAKLRERMNIPVFHDDQHGTAIISTAAILNGLRVVEKNLSDVRMVVSGAGAAAIACMNLLVALGMQKHNIVVCDSKGVIYKGREPNMAETKAAYAVDDDGKRTLADVVAGSDIFLGCSGPKVLTPEMVKGMARQPLILALANPEPEILPDLAKAVRPDAIICTGRSDYPNQVNNVLCFPFIFRGALDVGATAINEEMKLAAVNAIAELAHAEQSEVVASAYGDQDLSFGPDYLIPKPFDPRLIVKIAPAVAKAAMDSGVATRPIADFDAYVDKLTEFVYKTNLFMKPIFSQARNAPKRVVLAEGEEPRVLHATQELVTLGLAKPILIGRPSVIEMRIQKLGLQIRPDVDFEIVNNESDPRFKEYWMEYFNIMKRRGVTQEQAQRAVIGNTTIIGAIMVHRGEADALICGTIGDYHEHFGVLQPIFGYRENVHVAGAMNALLLPSGNTFIADTYVNEDPSAEELAEITILAAETVRRFGIEPRVALLSHSQFGSSNAPAAVKMRDTLALVRERAPELMIDGEMHGDAALDESIRHERMPDSPLKGAANILIMPNVEAARISYNLLRVSSSEGVTVGPVLMGVAKPVHVLTPIASVRRIVNMVALAVVEAQTQPL; encoded by the coding sequence ATGGACGACCAACTAAAACAAAGTGCCCTCGATTTTCACGAATTCCCCCGTCCGGGGAAGATTCAGGTCTCCCCGACAAAACCGCTGGCAACACAGCGCGATCTGGCACTGGCCTACTCTCCTGGCGTCGCCGCGCCTTGTCTTGAGATCGAAAAAGACCCGCTGGCAGCCTACAAATACACCGCGCGCGGCAATCTGGTCGCTGTGGTATCCAACGGTACTGCGGTACTCGGCCTTGGCAATATTGGCGCACTGGCCGGTAAACCCGTGATGGAAGGCAAAGGCGTACTGTTCAAAAAATTCGCCGGAATCGATGTGTTTGATATCGAAGTGGATGAACACGATCCGGACAAACTGATTGATGTTGTGGCCGCGCTGGAACCGACCTTTGGCGGCATTAACCTGGAAGACATCAAAGCGCCGGAGTGCTTCTACATTGAAGCGAAGCTGCGCGAACGCATGAATATTCCGGTATTCCACGACGATCAGCACGGTACGGCGATTATCAGCACCGCCGCTATTCTCAACGGCCTGCGCGTGGTCGAGAAGAACCTCTCCGATGTGCGCATGGTGGTTTCCGGCGCGGGCGCAGCGGCGATTGCCTGTATGAACCTGCTGGTGGCGCTTGGCATGCAGAAACACAACATTGTGGTCTGCGACTCAAAAGGCGTTATCTACAAAGGCCGCGAACCGAATATGGCGGAAACCAAAGCCGCTTATGCCGTTGATGATGACGGCAAACGCACGCTGGCGGATGTGGTTGCCGGTTCGGACATCTTCCTTGGTTGTTCCGGGCCGAAAGTGCTGACCCCGGAAATGGTGAAAGGTATGGCGCGCCAGCCGCTGATCCTCGCGCTGGCGAACCCGGAACCGGAAATTCTGCCGGATCTGGCGAAAGCGGTGCGTCCGGACGCCATTATCTGCACCGGCCGTTCTGATTACCCCAACCAGGTAAACAACGTTCTTTGCTTCCCGTTTATTTTCCGTGGCGCGCTGGATGTCGGCGCAACGGCAATTAACGAAGAGATGAAGCTGGCGGCAGTTAACGCTATCGCGGAACTGGCACATGCTGAGCAGAGCGAAGTGGTGGCTTCAGCCTATGGCGACCAGGATCTCAGCTTTGGCCCGGATTACCTGATCCCGAAACCGTTTGATCCGCGCCTGATTGTCAAAATCGCGCCTGCGGTGGCAAAAGCCGCCATGGATTCCGGCGTGGCGACGCGACCTATCGCTGATTTCGATGCTTATGTCGATAAGCTCACTGAATTTGTCTACAAAACCAATCTGTTTATGAAGCCGATCTTCTCGCAGGCGCGTAACGCACCGAAACGCGTAGTGCTGGCAGAAGGTGAGGAGCCGCGTGTACTGCATGCCACGCAGGAACTGGTGACGTTAGGGCTGGCAAAACCGATTCTGATTGGCCGTCCGAGCGTCATTGAGATGCGTATTCAGAAACTTGGTTTGCAAATCCGCCCGGATGTGGATTTTGAAATCGTCAATAACGAGTCCGATCCGCGCTTTAAAGAGTACTGGATGGAGTACTTCAACATCATGAAACGCCGCGGCGTGACGCAGGAGCAGGCGCAGCGCGCGGTGATCGGTAACACCACCATTATTGGCGCGATCATGGTGCATCGTGGCGAAGCGGACGCGCTGATTTGTGGCACCATCGGTGATTATCACGAGCATTTCGGTGTGCTGCAGCCGATCTTCGGCTACCGCGAGAATGTCCATGTCGCAGGCGCGATGAACGCTTTATTGCTGCCAAGCGGCAACACCTTTATCGCCGATACTTACGTCAATGAGGATCCCAGCGCGGAAGAGCTGGCGGAGATCACCATTCTGGCGGCGGAAACGGTACGCCGTTTCGGCATTGAACCGCGCGTGGCGCTGCTTTCGCATTCGCAGTTTGGTTCATCGAACGCGCCTGCGGCGGTGAAAATGCGCGATACGTTAGCGCTGGTGCGTGAACGCGCGCCGGAGTTAATGATTGATGGCGAAATGCACGGTGACGCGGCGCTGGATGAGAGTATCCGCCATGAACGTATGCCGGATAGCCCGCTGAAAGGGGCGGCGAATATCCTGATTATGCCAAACGTAGAAGCGGCGCGAATCAGCTACAACCTGCTGCGCGTGTCCAGTTCGGAAGGGGTGACCGTAGGGCCGGTGCTGATGGGCGTGGCGAAACCGGTCCATGTGCTGACACCGATTGCCTCGGTGCGGCGTATCGTCAATATGGTTGCACTGGCGGTGGTGGAGGCGCAAACGCAGCCGCTGTAA
- the tal gene encoding transaldolase, whose product MNHLDGLKQFTTVVADSGDIESIRHYQPEDATTNPSLLLKAAGLAHFSHLIDDAIAYGKARGKTQEQQVAEASDKLAVNFGAEILKSIPGRVSTEVDARLSYDKEKSIAKARQLVALYKDQGIDKSRILIKLASTWEGIRAAEELEKEGINCNLTLLFSFAQARACAEAGVFLISPFVGRIYDWYNDRKPLDPYVVDEDPGVKSVRNIYDYYKQHRYETIVMGASFRRTEQILALAGCDRLTISPALLKELQAQEGIVERKLVPSRQTFHRPEPLTEAEFRWEHNQDPMAVEKLADGIRQFAVDQRSLEDLLAAKL is encoded by the coding sequence ATGAATCACTTAGACGGCCTCAAACAATTCACTACCGTGGTGGCCGACAGCGGCGACATCGAATCCATTCGCCACTATCAGCCGGAAGATGCCACCACCAACCCTTCCCTGCTGCTGAAGGCGGCCGGGCTGGCGCACTTCTCGCATCTGATTGACGATGCCATTGCCTACGGCAAAGCGCGTGGTAAAACCCAGGAGCAGCAAGTGGCAGAAGCCAGCGACAAACTGGCGGTCAATTTTGGTGCGGAAATTCTGAAAAGCATCCCGGGACGCGTCTCCACCGAGGTTGACGCCCGCCTCTCTTACGACAAAGAGAAGAGCATCGCCAAAGCGCGCCAGCTGGTGGCGTTGTACAAAGATCAGGGCATCGATAAGTCACGCATTTTGATCAAACTGGCGTCAACCTGGGAGGGGATCCGCGCGGCGGAAGAGCTGGAAAAAGAGGGGATCAACTGCAATCTGACGCTGCTGTTCTCGTTTGCCCAGGCGCGCGCCTGTGCCGAAGCGGGTGTGTTTTTGATTTCGCCTTTCGTTGGCCGTATTTACGACTGGTATAACGATCGCAAACCGCTCGACCCGTATGTGGTGGATGAAGATCCCGGCGTGAAGTCGGTGCGCAATATCTACGACTACTACAAACAACATCGCTATGAAACCATCGTGATGGGCGCAAGCTTCCGCCGCACCGAGCAGATCCTCGCGCTGGCGGGCTGTGACCGCCTGACTATCTCTCCGGCGTTGCTGAAAGAGCTACAGGCACAGGAAGGCATTGTTGAGCGCAAGCTGGTGCCATCGCGCCAAACCTTCCATCGCCCGGAACCGTTAACAGAAGCTGAATTCCGTTGGGAGCATAACCAGGATCCGATGGCCGTCGAAAAACTGGCCGACGGGATCCGTCAGTTCGCCGTTGATCAGCGCAGCCTTGAAGATCTGCTCGCCGCTAAACTTTAA